Within the Planctomycetia bacterium genome, the region ACCCGGGCTGCGGCCCGTCTTGACTCCCGAGCGAATCGCGATCGCACCGCTCTCCACGATCGCGGCCCGTTCGCGGGACACGGCATCCTCGTAGAGCCGCCCGGGGGAGGCGTTGCGGATCACCGTCGGGACAGTGATCTCATGCGCAGACAGGTCGATGGGGAGGGGCATGCGAGGCTCCGGAGGCGGGGCTGGCGGGAGGTCGGGGCTGGGGACTGCTCAGCGCGGGTGCCGACCGGCGTGGCAACAGCAGCCCGCCGAGCGCGAGGGAGATGGCCGTGACGAGCACGATCCCGCCGAGGCCGCCGAACAGTCCGCCCCACGGGCTCGACCGGACCCGCAGTCGGCCGACCGCCTGACGCAGCCGGCGGCTGAACTCCGTCCAGCCCTCGGGGCTCGTCCGGGACCCGACCGCGACCACGCTCACGCTGCGCATCGAGCCGCGGCCGTCGAGGTGCACCTGGATGCCGCGGGCCGGCAGGGCCGCCGTCTCCCCAGCCCAGCGGGCCGAGGCATCGAGGCCGGTGACGACCTCCGCCACGACGGGCCGCAACTGGTCGAGCGTGATGTTGTAGATCACCAGCCGCGGCCGCATGGCGAGGACGGCGACGGCCACGAGAAGCAGGAAGCCGGCGAGGAGCACGGGCACGCCGGCGACCGCGGGGATGCCGTCGGCCAACGGGGCGAGCAGGGCCAGCGGCCCGACGAGGACGAGCCCGGCGACACCGGCCGCGAGGAGGGCGAAGTCGAGGCTTCCCTGCAGCAGGCTCGGTCGGCGCCGCAGGTGCAGGCAGCCGATGCCGACGAGGTACAGACCGAGGGGCACGATGGCCAACCCGAGCGCGATCAGCGTCTGGAAACGGCTCATGGTCGCCACGCCATCCAGGCGAGGAAGGCGAACCAGGCCAGTTCGAGCGCACCGATGAGGAGCACGCCCGGCGGGGAGCCGCGGCCGGCGTCGGGTTCGGCGGCCATCGTCCCTCCCTGCTCAGACCGGATCCGGCACGACGAACTCGAGGTCCCGCGCGAAGGCATCGCCGAAATCGTAGACCGCCTGGAAGTCCTCGCGCTTGTCGGACCGCGTCTTGCGCATCTGGCCGATGTCGATCATGTTGAAGACGATCTCGCCGAAATCGTCGGTCCGCGTGATGCCCCAGGCCTCCAGCACCTTGGGGGCGAGGTAGCCGTACTGCTGCAGCCCGTACAGCCGGGCCGCCTCGCAGAGCTGCTGGCCCGACACATGCCGCTCGGTCTGCCGGCCCCGGCTCTTGCCCCCCTTGGCCTTGGACTTCGTGGGCCGTTGCTCGACGGGCTCGGCAGCCGGCTCCAGTTCCTCGGCCGCCGGCTCGGCGCCGAGCCCCAGCGACTCCTGGGCGAACGACAGCGACTCGAGGACGAACAGGTAGGCGTCGAGCGTGTACCGCCGGTCCCGCTGGAGGAGCAGGAACAGAGGATGGGAGGGATCGACGATCGGCATCGAGAACCTCGGCTGCGGGCGGGTCCGGAAGTATAGCCCCGCGCGGAGCGGTCACGAACGCCCCGCACGCCGGGGGCGGGAACGGCACCGGGACGGCTGGCCGGCGCTGTGTCAGCGGGGCAGGTTCGCGGGAACCGGGGGCCGCGAACCGGGTGGCGGGGAAGCTCCCGGAGGCGTGGCCGGCCCGGGGGGCTGCTGCCCCTGCAGATCCTCGAGGACGTAGCGGTAGCCGAACGGCGTGGCGGGCTTGGAGAAGTCGCGGATCAGATCGAGCCCCCGGTCGAAGATGTTGGTGGCCGGATCGAACTGGTAGACGTCACGATCCTGGCCGCCGGGCTTGAAGATCTGAATCGCGGCCGGCATCAGGTTCGCTGTCTGGAGCATGAGCTCCACCTTGGAAAAGTTCGCCGCGTCGGCCTGGAACCGGGGTCGGGCCTCGAGCCAGATCTGCCCCTGCACGTTGGGTGGCGTGACGATCCGCATCCAGTAGCGCTTCTTGAGCGTCTCCGCCTTGGCACCGAAGACGAACGGCAGCGGACCGTCGCTGATCGCCTTGCCCTGCATCTCGGGGGGCAGCTTGGTCTCGCGGAGTTGCTTCTCGACATGGCGAAATTCGTAGATGCTGGCGCCATTGCAGACCCAGTGCTCGCCCACGTCGCCGGCCTGCGGCTCGTACCGTTCCGTCTGCGGGTTCCACTTCTTCGTGTCCTTGATGCGGAACGACCCTTTGTCGGGGGCCGCGTACTTGAGTTCGCCCGTGCTCTCGGCGAACTGCTTGCGAACCCCCCTGGCATCGAGCGGGCTCCAGGCGTTGTATTCCCACTTGATGAACCGGCACGACCAGGTCGTGATCGCCGCGTTGCGGGCCTCCCAGGCGGCGAGCAGGCGGTCGAGGTCGGCCTGCTGCTGCGGCGTGAGCTGCGGGGCCTGTTGCGGCCGGGGCGGCGGCGCCGGCTGTTGCGCGGGGCTGGGCTGCAGCGGCTGCTGCGGCTGCTGCGCCGGGCCGTCCGCGCCGAAACCGCAGCACAGCACGAAGACGATCAGGGCCGGGCGGACACGACGGCACCGCGGGGGCACGGACGAGGAACGTGGCAGGGGCATGGGCGCTGGCTCCACGGGCGGACTGGGGGCCGGAGGATAGCAGGCCGCAAAGCGGCGGGCGAGGGCGTTTCTCCGCGCCCGGAACGGTGGAAATCGGGCTCGGCGCCGGATTTTCCGTACACTCGTCCGAGCGTCGTTCCTGCCCCGACCGGGAGCCCCCTGATGCGCATCGCCGCCTTCTCCATCAAGCCCTACGACCGCGAGTTCCTCGCCGCCGCATCCGCCGGCCTGCCGCTGGAGTGGGCCTGGTTCGAGGCCCGGCTCGACCGCGACACGGCCCGGCTCGCCGCCGGAGCAACCGCCGTCAACTGCTTCGTCAACGACACGCTCGACGCCGCGACCCTCGAGGCGCTCTCCGCCCTCGGCGTGAAACTCGTGACCCTCCGCTGCGCGGGCTACAACCAGGTCGACCTGGCGTCGGCCGCCCGGCTCGGCCTGCCGGTGACCCGCGTGCCGGAGTATTCGCCGCACGCGGTGGCCGAGCACACGATCGGCCTCGTGCTGATGCTCGACCGCAAGCTCCACAAGGCCTACAACCGGGTCCGCGAGGGGGATTTCTCACTCCAGGGACTGCTCGGCTTCGACCTCCACGGCCGCACGGCGGGGGTCGTCGGCACGGGCAGGATCGGCAGCCGCGTGGTGGAGATCCTCCTCGGCTTCGGCTGCAGCGTGCTGGCCCACGATCCACGACCCGATCCGGCGCTCGTGGCCCGCGGCGTGCGGTTCGTGCCCCTCGACGAGCTCCTCGCCGCCGCCGACATCGTCACGCTCCACTGTCCGCTGACGGCGGCCAGCCGGCACCTCATCGACGAGCAGGCGATCGCCCGCATGAAGCCGGGCGTGATGCTGATCAACACCGGCCGCGGCGGGCTCATCGACACGCCCGCGGTGATTGCCGGGCTCAAGTCGGGGCGGATCGGGCACCTCGGCCTCGACGTCTACGAAGAGGAGGCCGAGTTGTTCTTCGAGGACCGCAGCGACTCGATCATCGCCGACGACGTCTTCATGCGGCTGCTGACGTTTCCCAACGTCGTCGTCACGGCGCACCAGGCGTTCTTCACGCGAAACGCCCTGCAGGCGATCGCCGCCCAGACGG harbors:
- a CDS encoding lactate dehydrogenase produces the protein MRIAAFSIKPYDREFLAAASAGLPLEWAWFEARLDRDTARLAAGATAVNCFVNDTLDAATLEALSALGVKLVTLRCAGYNQVDLASAARLGLPVTRVPEYSPHAVAEHTIGLVLMLDRKLHKAYNRVREGDFSLQGLLGFDLHGRTAGVVGTGRIGSRVVEILLGFGCSVLAHDPRPDPALVARGVRFVPLDELLAAADIVTLHCPLTAASRHLIDEQAIARMKPGVMLINTGRGGLIDTPAVIAGLKSGRIGHLGLDVYEEEAELFFEDRSDSIIADDVFMRLLTFPNVVVTAHQAFFTRNALQAIAAQTVRNLVHFQRGEPLEARVTG